Below is a window of Synechococcus sp. RSCCF101 DNA.
CGATCCCGGCCCGGTTGTCACCGCCGAAGCGGCCGAGCCGCTCCACCACGGAGCCGAGGTCGGATCGCTCGATCGGTCGGTCGCCCAGGGGCCGGGCCCGGCCGGGATAGCGCGCCTCGGGGATCCGGCCCAGATCAAGCACGACCTCCAGCAGGTCCTCCCGGTCCGCAGGCAGAGCCAGGGCCTGGCGGACGGGGGGCGGCAGAACGCCAAGAAGCTGATCGAGATCGTCGGTGATGCGCGTCTGTCCGGATGGGGCGGCAGGGCTCTCGGTGGGGGGACGCATGGCCGACCGGGCGAAGCGCTCGTTGGGTTCTAGCAATGGGCGGGCGCGGACCATGACCCGGCCGGGGCTCCCTCGAGCGCGGCGGCCGGCTTCCAGGGCCGCAGCAGGGAGCGGGCCCTGGCGAGGGCCTCCATCGACAGTCGGGGATGGTCCCGGAGCGGAACGCCGCTGCGGTGCGCCTCCAGCAGCAGGGGCTGCAGGAGGGATCGGGCCGAGCCACCGAAGGCCACGCCGGCGGGGCGGTGCCGGCGCGGCGCCGTTGCAGCGGCACCACCCAGCAGAGCGTGGCTATGGGGGCCGGTGCCGCCGGCGAGCTGCAGCGGTCCCGGAGGTGCGTGCCTACGCAGCGCCTGCCAGAGGGTCACGGCGGCCCGGGCCATGCCGTCCCCCACATCGCCGCTCATCGGCCGGCCATCCAGCTGCCAGATCACGGGCCAGGGATAGGGCCGCAACCGGCGGTGACGGTCCCAGAGCTCCCCGACGAACGCCTCGATTCCCTGCGGGCGGCCACTGCCCGGACCGCAGCTGACGGAGAGGCGCCGCAGCGGCAGGCCGGCTGCGGCGATGCCGACCAGCCGCTCGGAGAAGGCCTCACCACGGCCGGCAGCGGTGTGGATCTCCACCGCATCGGGGCGCAGCCCGCTCAGGAGCCCGGGCAGCGACGCGGCCGGGAGGCTGGTGGAGCGGGCCTCGATCAGGCCATGGGGGCAGGCGGGAAGGCAGCGGCCGCAGCCGTAGCAGCGGTTGGCATCCACACCGGCGGGAAAGGAGATCGCCAGCGCCGGGCAGACGCGCTCACACGGGCGCGGGCACCCTGCCGGGCAGCGGCTGGGCTCGAGGCCGGCCTTGCGGAAGTGAAGGTCCTCGCCGTCACTGAGGCTCACCATCAGCCAGGGGCGCACGCCGGATCGGACCCTGGCCCAGTCGAGGCCCCGGCGGGCCGCAGCGACCACGGCCGGATCGGCGGCCACATCCAGAGCGTCGGCACCGGCCACGGCGAAGAGGGCGCAGAGGTCGGCGATGGCTGGCAGATCCTCGTTGCTGGCCCCGGCGATGACCTTGACCCAGGTGCCGCGGCGCAGGGCCGTCTCCGGTTCAGACAAGCGTGGAGAGCGGCTGCCAGCGCAGAGCCCGCGCCCCTCCCATCTCCACAACGATCTTCAGGCGGGGCTCTCTGGCCGGGAGAGCGGCGATGGCCGCCAGCTCGGAAGCCGCCAGGACCTGACCCTCCAGCAGCCAGAGAAGGATCGGAGAGTCGCCTTCCAGCAGGGCGCCGAGCTGGGGCATGACGTTGTGCACTTCGCCCACCGCGGCGCCGCGGCCGACGCTCTGGTGGCCCAGATGCGGCGGCCGCAGACCGTGGGAACGCAGCAGGTACTGCTCCGGATCGCCGAGACCACGGGCGCTGGTGATCTGTGCCTGGTAACCCACTGCGCGCAGACGGCGCAGCAGACGGGTCTCGGCACCGCCTTCCAGGGGCGCGTAGAGAGCCAGGGCACCGGTCTCCTCGAGATCGCGGCGGAAGCCTCGACCGGTGAGCAGGAGCGGCATGCGCCCTCAGCAAGTGGCGCCATTGTGGCAGCAGTGGATGGAGCCGCGCCCTCAGTGGTATGGTTGCTGGCTGCGCAAGCGCCGTGCCCGACCGCCAGCCGGGCCTCCGGTCGCTGCGCCCAGTCCGGCGATCGGCGCCGGGCTGCCGCGGTCGGTACCGGATCACCTGCATCCGGACACTGATACTGATCGATTCCCTGGACAGCACCCGAGTGCGTGGTGTTGGCCCGGAGCGATCAAGTCACGACACGCCCCTTCTGCCTGTCGGCAGTGCTGGCCAGCCTGCACCGGTCCTTCGCCGGGCGCTCCGCAGGTCACACGCTCGACACGGCAGATCTGTGCCGGATGCCTGATCCCAGGACCAGCCATCCGTTCACGCCATCCCGCTGGCGTTCTTCCAAACCATGTCAATCGGCATCCTCGGGAAGAAGCTGGGCATGTCCCAGTTCTTCGACGATGAAGGCAGAGCCGTCCCGGTCACCCTGATCGAGGCGGGCCCCTGCCGCATCACCCAGATCAAGACCAAAGCCAGCGACGGTTACACCGCCGTTCAGGTCGGTTTCGGGCACACACGGCCGAAGCTGATCAGCAAACCCGCAGCAGGCCATCTGGCCCGTTCCGGCGGCGATCCCCTGCGCCACCTGCGGGAGTACCGGGTCGACAGCGTCGAGGGCCTCGAGCTCGGCGGCAGCGTCACCGTGGATTCCTTCGAGGCGGGACAGAAGGTGGACGTGAGCGGCGACAGCATGGGGCGCGGCTTCGCCGGCTACCAGAAGCGGCACGGGTTCAGCCGAGGCCCCATGAGCCACGGCTCCAAGAACCACCGCCTTCCGGGTTCGACCGGAGCCGGCACGACGCCGGGCCGGATCTATCCCGGCAAGCGCATGGCCGGGCGCTACGGCGGCGGCAAGGTGACCACCCGGGCCCTCACCGTGATGCTGGTGGATTCCGAGCGGAATCTCCTGGTCGTCAAGGGATCGGTGCCCGGCAAGCCCGGAGCACTGCTGAACATCCGTCCGGCTCGCACGGTGGGTGCCCAAACAGCTCAGGGAGCGAAGTGATGGCCAAATGCAACGTCCGCGACTGGCAGGGCCAGGGCAGCGGCACAACCGATCTCGACTGGCCGGTGGCCAGAGAGGAGAGCGCCGGAGACCTGCTGCAGCGTGCCGTGGTGCGTCAGCTCGCCAACCGTCGCCAGGGAACAGCTCACACGCTGACCCGCTCCGAGGTCCGGGGCGGCGGCCGCAAGCCCTATCGCCAGAAGGGCACGGGACGGGCCCGTCAGGGGTCCATCCGCACGCCGCTGAGGCCCGGCGGCGGCATCGTCTTCGGCCCCAAGCCGCGCGATTACACGCTGGCGATGAACCGCAAGGAGCGGCGTCTCGCCCTGCGCACGGCTGTGAGCTCCCGCTGCGACCAGACGACCGTGGTCACCGGTTTCGGCGAGGGCATGGACCAGCCCCGCACCCGCGACATCGTGGCCGCCCTCTCCCGCCTCGGCATCGAAGCGGGCAGCAAGGTGCTGATCATCCTGCGCCAGCCGAGTGACACGATCCGGCTCTCTATCCGCAATCTCGCAACGGTCACGCTGATGGAGGCGGACCAGCTCAACGTCTTCGATCTGCTGCACGCCGACCACATCGTGATCAGTCAGGACGCGTTCCAGACCATTCAGGAGGTTTACGGCGATGGCTAAGCGCTTCACCGACCGCCTTGCGGACGTGATCCGCAGGCCGCTGATCACCGAGAAGGCCACCCGCGCCCTCGAGGCCAATCAGTTCACCTTCGAGGTGGACCCCCGCGCCGCCAAGCCCGAGATCAAGGCAGCCATCGAGCAGCTCTTCGATGTCAGGGTCGTGGGCATCAGCACCATGAATCCGCCGCGCCGCACCCGTCGGATCGGCCGCTTCGCCGGACGCCGGGCCCAGGTCAAGAAAGCTGTGGTGCGTCTGGCTGAGGGCCAGACCATTCAGCTGTTCCCCGAGTCCTGAGGAGCCTGAACAACCATGGCCATTCGTAAGTACCGCCCCTACACCCCCGGAACACGCACCCTCGTGGTGAGTGATTTCGCCGAGGTCACCAGCCGGAAGCCCGAGCGCTCCCTGCTGGTCGCCAAGCACCGCAGCAAGGGTCGCAACAACCGCGGTGTCATCACCTGCCGCCACCGCGGCGGCGGGCACAAGCGCCGCTACCGGCTCGTCGACTTCCGTCGCGACAAGCACGGCATTCCCGCCCTGGTCGCGGCCATCCACTACGACCCGCATCGCAACGCGCGGCTGGCGCTCCTGCACTACCGCGATGGGGAGAAGCGCTACATCCTGGCGCCGGCCTCGATCGAGATCGGTCAGCAGGTGGTCTCCGGCCCGGAGGCACCGATCGAGGTGGGCAACGCCCTGCCCCTGTCGGCCATCCCGCTGGGCTCCAGCGTTCACAACGTCGAGCTCTACGCCGGGCGCGGCGGACAGATGGTGCGCACGGCCGGTGCCAGCGCCCAGGTGATGGCCAAGGAAGGCGATTACGTCGCTCTCAAGCTGCCCTCCACCGAGGTGCGGCTGGTCCGGCGCGAGTGCTTCGCCACCATCGGCGAGGTGGGCAACAGCGAGGTGCGCAACACCAGCCTGGGCAAAGCGGGTCGCAGGCGCTGGCTGGGTCGTCGCCCCCAGGTTCGCGGCAGTGTCATGAACCCCTGCGACCACCCCCACGGTGGTGGTGAGGGCCGGGCGCCGATCGGCCGCTCCGGACCCGTCACGCCCTGGGGAAAGCCGGCGCTCGGATACAAGACCCGCAAGCGCAACAAGCCGAGTAACCGCTTCGTGCTGCGCAAGCGGCGGCGCACCTCCAAGCGCAGTCGCGGCGGACGCGATTCCTGATCATGCGCCCAGTTCTGTCCATTCTCTGAGTCACCATGGGACGTTCCCTCAAGAAAGGGCCCTTTGTTGCCGACAGCCTGTTGCGCAAGATCGAGGCCCAGAACTCCGCCGGCGAGAAGTCCGTGATCAAGACCTGGTCACGCGCTTCCACCATCCTGCCGATGATGATCGGCCACACCATTGCCGTGCACAACGGCAAGGCCCATGTGCCGGTCTTCGTGACTGAGCAGATGGTGGGGCACAAGCTCGGCGAATTCGCCCCCACCCGCACCTTCCGGGGCCACATCAAGGACAAGAAGGGTTCCCGCTAAGGAGCGATCGAGTCATGGCCACCACTTCCTCAACCAGCCAACAGGCACGCGCCCATGGGCGTTACATCCGCGGCTCGGCCTCCAAGGTTCGTCGCGTCCTTGATCAGATCCGCGGTCGCAGCTATCGCGATGCCCTGATCATGCTCGAGTTCATGCCGTACCGGTCCACCGGCCCGATCACCAAGGTGCTCCGGTCCGCCGTCGCCAACGCCGAGCACAACCAGGGCCTGGATCCCTCCACCCTGATCATCAGCGAGGCCAGCGCCGACATGGGGCCCTCCATGAAGCGGTACCGCCCCCGTGCCCAGGGCCGGGCCTACGCCATCAAGAAGCAGACGTGCCACATCAGCATCGCTGTGGCTCCCGTCGACACCACCACCTAATTCCCGAGGACACCGACCCGATGGGACACAAAATCCATCCAACCGGCCTGCGCCTGGGGATCACCCAGGACCACCGCTCCCGCTGGTACGCCCCCAGCAAGACCTATCCCACCCTCCTCCAGGAGGATGATCGGATCCGTCGCTTCATCACCAAGAAGTACGCCTCCGCCGGCATCAGCGATGTGCTGATCGCCCGCAAGGCCGATCAGCTCGAGGTGGAGCTCAAGACCGCCCGCCCGGGGGTGCTCGTGGGGCGTCAGGGCAGCGGCATCGAGGACCTTCGCGCCGGCATCCAGAAGACCGTCGGTGATCGCAACCGCCAGGTGCGCATCAACGTGGTCGAGGTCGAGCGCGTCGATGCCGATGCCTTTCTGCTGGCCGAGTACATCGCCCAGCAGCTGGAGAAGCGTGTCGCCTTCCGACGCGTGATCCGGATGGCCGTCCAGCGGGCGCAGCGGGCCGGCGTTCTCGGTCTGAAGATCCAGGTGGGCGGCCGTCTGAACGGCGCCGAGATCGCCCGGACGGAATGGACCCGTGAAGGCCGTGTCCCACTGCACACCCTGCGTGCCGACATCGACTACGCCACCAAGGTTGCCCGCACCACCTACGGGGTGCTCGGCATCAAGGTCTGGGTGTTCAAAGGTGAGGTGCTGAGCGATCAGGCATCACCCGTGCCGGTGGGCGCCACGCCACGCCGGCGCCCGAGCCGCCGCCTTCAACAGTTCGAAGACCGCTCCAACGAGGAGTGACCCGAGGCCTGAATCATGCTGAGTCCAAAACGCGTCAAATTCCGTAAGCAGCAGCGTGGTCGCATGCGTGGCGTCGCCACCCGCGGCAACACCATCGCCTTCGGTCAGTTCGCCCTCCAGGCCCAGGAGTGCGGCTGGATCACATCCCGCCAGATCGAGGCCAGCCGTCGTGCCATGACCCGCTACGTCAAGCGTGGCGGCAAGATCTGGATCCGCATCTTTCCGGACAAGCCCGTCACCATGCGGGCGGCGGAAACCCGGATGGGCTCCGGTAAGGGCAACCCGGAGTTCTGGGTGGCGGTGATCAAACCCGGTCGCATCCTGTTTGAGATGGGCGGCGACGAGATCACCGAAACCACGGCCCGAGAAGCCATGCGCCTGGCCCAGTACAAGCTGCCGGTGCGCACCAAGTTCCTCACCCTGAGCGATCAGGAGGGAGATCAGCACGACGGAAGCCCCGTTGTGACGGCCACCGCCACGGAGTCCTGACCCATGCCCCGCCCTCTCATTGCCGATGTCCGGGAGCTCTCGGACAGCGATCTCGACAAGCGCATCGCCGAACTGCGGCGTGAACTGTTCGATCTCCGCTTCCAGCAGGCCACGCGGCAGCTGGAGAAGCCACATCGCTTCAAGGAGACGCGTCTTCGGCTGGCGCACCTGCTCACGGTGCGATCCCAACGCAACCGCACCTCCACCTGACGTCCCCGACCGAACCATGGCAATCAAGGAACGACTCGGCATCGTCGTGAGCGACAAGATGGACAAGACGGTGGTGGTGGCGGTGGAGAACCGTTTCCCCCATCCCATCTATCGCAAGATCGTCTGCCGCACCACGCGCTACAAGGCGCATGACGAAGACAACCGTTGCCGCATCGGCGACAGGGTCCGCATCACCGAAACCAGACCGATCAGCCGTCACAAGCGCTGGGCCGTGGCTGAAGTGATCACCACAGAGCACAGCTGAGGAGGCATCACAGTGATTCAGCAGGAAACATTTCTGAACGTCGCTGACAACAGCGGCGCCAAGCGGATCCAGTGCATCCGAGTGCTTGGAACGAACCGGCGCTACGCCCACGTCGGTGACGTGATCGTCGCCGCCGTCAAGGATGCGATGCCCAACATGGGCGTCAAGAAGTCCGACGTGGTGAAGGCGGTGGTGGTGCGCACCCGCGCCACACTGCGCCGCAACACCGGCAACTCGATCCGCTTCGATGACAACGCAGCGGTCATCATCAACGACGACAAGAACCCCAAGGGCACCCGGGTCTTCGGTCCTGTGGCGCGCGAACTGCGCGAACGCAGCTTCACCAAGATCGTGTCTCTCGCCCCGGAGGTGATCTGAAGCCATGGCCACGAGCAAAACCAAGACCCCGTCGCGCACCAAGATGCGCATCCGCAAGGGCGACACCGTTCAGGTGATCACCGGCAAGGACAAGGGCAAGACCGGAGAGGTGCTGCGCACACTCCCCGCCGAGAACCGCGTCGTGGTGCAGGGGGTCAACCTTCGCACCCGTCACGTCAAGCCCCAGCAGGAGGGCGAGAGCGGCCGCATCGTCACCGAGGAGGCCTCTCTGCACGCATCCAACGTGATGCTCTTCTCCACCAGCAAGAACGTCGTCAGCCGCGTCGAGATCGTCGTCGCCGACGACGGCAGCAAGAAGCGCCGCCTCAAGAAGACCGGCGAACTGCTCGACTGAGCCGTTCCGGGTCCGCCCCCTTCCCGCCGACCCGATTCCGGGCCAGCGCCCCTTCCCGACCGACACCCCAGGCCCCTGACACCGACCAGAGGCTTCCCTTTCCCGCCATGACCCTCAAACAGCGCTACCGGGAGACGATCCAGCCCAAGTTGCTCAAGGATCTCAATCTCTCCAACATCCACCAGGTTCCCAAGGTTCTCAAGGTCAATGTGAACCGCGGCCTTGGTGAAGCCGCCCAGAACGCCAAGGCGCTCGAGGCGTCCATCGCTGAGATGGCCACCATCACCGGCCAGAAGGTTGTGGTGACCCGGGCCAAGAAGGCCATCGCCGGATTCAAGATCCGTCAGGGCATGCCGATCGGCGTGGCGGTCACGCTCAGGGGTGACCGCATGTACGCGTTTCTCGAGCGGCTGATCCATCTGGCGCTCCCCCGCATCCGCGACTTCCGGGGGGTCAGCCCGCGCAGCTTCGACGGCCGCGGCAACTACACCCTCGGCGTGAAGGAGCAGATCATCTTCCCCGAAATCTCCTACGACAAGATCGATGCCATCCGGGGCATGGACATCACCATCGTGACCAGCGCCCGCAGCGACGAAGAGGGCAGGGCCCTCCTCCGTGAGATGGGAATGCCGTTCCGCAGCAACTGAGCCCTCCTCGCCTACAGCCATGGCCAACCACGACCCGATTTCCGACATGCTCACCCGCATCCGCAATGCGAGTGAGAAACGCCACGCCACCACCAAGATTCCCGCTTCCCGCATGTCGCAGAGCATTGCTCGCGTGCTGCAGCAGGAAGGGTTCATCTCCTCCTTCACCGAGGAAGGCGAAGGGGTGAGCAGGCACCTGCTGCTGGAACTCCGCTACAGCGGCAAGCACAAGCAGCCCCTGATCCGTTCGGTGCAAAGGGTCAGCAAACCCGGCCTGCGCATCTACAAGAACACCCGCCAGCTCCCCCGGGTGCTCGGCGGCCTCGGTGTGGCCATCATCTCCACCTCCAAGGGGGTCATGAGTGACCGTGACGCCCGCAAACAGGGCGTGGGCGGCGAAGTGCTCTGCTACGTCTACTGATTCTGAAGGTCGTCAACATGTCTCGTATCGGCAAAACGCCCATCCCCATCCCCGACAAGGTCTCGGTCACCCTCCAGGGACTCTCCGTGAGCGTGAAGGGCCCGAAGGGCACGCTTGAGCGGGTGCTGCCCGACGGCGTCACCGTCTCCCAGAAGGAGAACACCATCGTGGTGGAACCCAGCAGTCAGAACCGGCGCTCGCGCGAACGCCACGGCCTCTGCCGCACACTTGTGGCGAACATGATCGAGGGCGTGAGTCAGGGATACACCCGCAAGCTCGAGATCATCGGGGTGGGCTACCGGGCCCAGGTCAAGGGCAAGACGCTGGTCGTCAGCGCCGGCTACAGCCATCCCGTCGAGATGACGCCCCCCGACGGGGTCACATTCACGGTGGAGAACAACACCAACGTGACCGTCTCCGGCGCCGACAAGGAGCTGGTGGGCAACGAAGCCGCCAAGGTCCGCGCCATCCGTCCGCCCGAGCCCTACAAGGGCAAGGGCATCAAGTACGTGGGTGAGCGCATTCTTCGCAAGGCCGGCAAATCCGGCAAGAAATGATCGCCCGATCCGCCACCTTCTGATCCTCCCCCGTCATGTCCAGCCTGTCGCGCAAGCAGCAGACGCAGAAGCGGCACCGCCGTCTGCGCCGCCATCTCTCCGGCACTGCCAACCGTCCCCGTCTGGCGGTCTTCCGCTCCAACACCCACATCTACGCCCAGATCATCGACGACGAGTCGAGCAGCACCCTCTGCTCCGCCTCGACACTCGACAAGGATCTGCGCGCGAAGCTCGAGGGCTCCGCCACCTGTTCCGCCTCCCAAGCCGTGGGTTCCCTGGTGGCCGAGCGGGCGCTGGCCAAGGGCATCAAGTCGGTGGTCTTCGACCGCGGCGGCAACCTGTACCACGGCCGTGTGAAGGCCCTGGCCGAGGCCGCCAGAAACGAAGGTCTTGAGTTCTGAGCCATCCTTCACCCCCATGACTGACTCCAACACCCAGCCCCAGACCAGCGACGTCCCCGCAGCGTCCGACGTTCCCGCAGCGGCCGAAGGCCAGCCCACGCAGGAGCAGCGACGCGGCGGACGCGGTGAACGCCGCGGGCGGCGTGACAACCGCCGCAATGACCGCGACTCCGAATGGCAGGAGCGGGTTGTGCAGATCCGGCGCGTCTCCAAGACCGTGAAAGGGGGCAAGAAGATGAGCTTCCGGGCCATCGTTGTCGTCGGCAACGAACGGGGCCAGGTCGGTGTCGGTGTGGGCAAGGCCGGTGACGTGATCGGTGCCGTGCGCAAGGGCGTGGCCGACGGCAAGAAGCACCTGGTGAAGGTGCCCCTCACCCGTCACAGCTCCATCCCCACCCTCAGCAACGGCCGCGACGGCGCGGCGAGCGTGCTGATCCGTCCGGCGGCGCCCGGAACCGGGGTGATCGCCGGCGGCTCGATCCGCACCGTGCTCGAACTCGCCGGGATCAAGAACGTGCTGGCCAAGCGTCTGGGCAGCAAGACTCCCCTGAACAACGCCAGGGCTGCCATGGTGGCCCTCTCCGAGCTGCGCACCCACAAGGACACCGCCAAGGAGCGCGACATTCCCCTTGAGCAGATCTATTCCTGACCCCGCCATGACCGTCCGACTCCACTCCCTCAGCCCCCAGGCCGGCTCCCGTCGCCGCAAACTGCGCAAGGGGCGCGGCATCGCCGCCGGCCAGGGCGCCAGCTGCGGCTTCGGCATGCGGGGCCAGAAGTCCCGCTCCGGCCGCCCGACCCGTCCCGGCTTCGAAGGCGGCCAGATGCCCCTCTACCGGCGCGTTCCCAAGCTCAAGCACTTCCCCCTGGTGAACCGCCGCCGCTTCACCGTGGTGAACGTCTCGGATCTCAACGATCTTCCGGCCGGCAGCACCGTGAATCTGGCAGCCCTGGAGAGCAGCGGCATCGTCAACCAGCCGAAGCTTCCCCTCAAGCTGCTCGGCGGCGGCGAGCTCAGCACCAAGCTCACGGTTCAGGCCGCGGCCTTCAGCGCCAGCGCCCGCACGAAGATCGAGGCCGCCGGAGGCAGCTGCGAGGTGGTCTCCGACTGACACCCTCCGGCCGCCACCGGTCACCGGTCCAGCCCTGACCCGATCCGCTCCTTCGCCGAATCCCTCCTCTCATGCTCGTCAGCCGCGGTCGCAATCCCAGTGCCGGCGAGGTCATCCGCCAGATGGTGCAGGCGAAGGACCTGCGCAGTCGCATCCTCACCACGCTGGCCCTGCTGCTGCTGGTGCGGCTGGGGATCTACATCCCAGTCCCGGGAATCGATCGCGAGGCCTTCCGCAGCTTCATCGAGCAGGGAGGTCAGCTGATCGGCTTCCTCGACATCTTCACCGGGGGCGGACTCTCCACCCTGGGCGTTTTCGCCCTCGGCATCCTCCCGTTCATCAACGCCTCGATCATCATCCAGCTGCTCACCGCGGCCCTGCCGCAGCTGGAGGACCTTCAGAAGAACGAAGGTGAGGCGGGACGCCGCAAGATCGCCCAGATCACCCGCTACCTGGCCCTGGGCTGGGGCTTCATCCAGAGCCTCGTCTTCGCCCTGATCCTGCGCCAGTACGCCCTGCCGGGCGTCGGTGAGGCGGTGTTCGTCTTCCAGACCGCCCTGGCCCTCGTCACAGGCTCGATGGTGGTGATGTGGATCAGCGAAGTGATCACCGAACGCGGCGTCGGACAGGGCGCTTCGCTGGTCATCTTCGTCAACATCGTCGCCACCCTGCCCCGGGCCCTCGGCTCCACCATCGAGCTGGCTCAGAGCGGCGACAGGAGCACCGTGGTCGGCATCGTGGTGCTGGTGCTGGTGTTTCTGGTCACCATCGTCGGCATCGTCTTCGTTCAGGAGGGCAGCCGCCGGATTCCGATCGTGAGTGCCAAGCGCCAGGTGGGCGGCGGTGGACTGCTGCCCTCCCGCCAGAGCTATCTGCCTCTCAAGCTGAATGCCGGCGGGGTGATGCCGATCATCTTCGCCTCAGCCCTCGTCTTCCTGCCCCTCACGATCGCCAACATCACCCGGGCACCCTGGCTGATCCGGGTGGCCGGCTACCTGAGCCCCGGCAGCAGCACGCCATGGCTGTATGCACTGGTGTTCTTCGGGCTGATCCTGGGCTTCTCGTTCTTCTACGCCTCCCTCACCATCAATCCCCAGGACGTCGCCACCAACCTCAAGCGCGGTGGTGTCGCGATCCCCGGAGTGCGGCCCGGTTCCGCCACGGCCACCTATCTCAGCGGTGTCCAGAACCGTCTCACGCTCCTCGGCGGTCTCTTCCTCGGTGCGGTGGCCATCATTCCCTCGGCCGTTGAAGGTGCCACCCAGGTGCGCACCTTCCAGGGACTCGGCGCCACATCCCTGCTGATCCTCGTGGGTGTGGCCATCGACACGGCCAAGCAGGTGCAGACCTACGTGATCTCCCAGCGTTACGAGGGCATGGTGCGCCAGTGAACGGTGCAGGGCCCGGATCAACCTCAACAGACCACCGCTTCAACCGACCATGAACCAGCGCCTTCTCTTCCTCGGCCCTCCCGGAGCCGGCAAGGGAA
It encodes the following:
- the rplR gene encoding 50S ribosomal protein L18, encoding MSSLSRKQQTQKRHRRLRRHLSGTANRPRLAVFRSNTHIYAQIIDDESSSTLCSASTLDKDLRAKLEGSATCSASQAVGSLVAERALAKGIKSVVFDRGGNLYHGRVKALAEAARNEGLEF
- the rpsE gene encoding 30S ribosomal protein S5; this encodes MTDSNTQPQTSDVPAASDVPAAAEGQPTQEQRRGGRGERRGRRDNRRNDRDSEWQERVVQIRRVSKTVKGGKKMSFRAIVVVGNERGQVGVGVGKAGDVIGAVRKGVADGKKHLVKVPLTRHSSIPTLSNGRDGAASVLIRPAAPGTGVIAGGSIRTVLELAGIKNVLAKRLGSKTPLNNARAAMVALSELRTHKDTAKERDIPLEQIYS
- the rplO gene encoding 50S ribosomal protein L15, which translates into the protein MTVRLHSLSPQAGSRRRKLRKGRGIAAGQGASCGFGMRGQKSRSGRPTRPGFEGGQMPLYRRVPKLKHFPLVNRRRFTVVNVSDLNDLPAGSTVNLAALESSGIVNQPKLPLKLLGGGELSTKLTVQAAAFSASARTKIEAAGGSCEVVSD
- the secY gene encoding preprotein translocase subunit SecY; this encodes MLVSRGRNPSAGEVIRQMVQAKDLRSRILTTLALLLLVRLGIYIPVPGIDREAFRSFIEQGGQLIGFLDIFTGGGLSTLGVFALGILPFINASIIIQLLTAALPQLEDLQKNEGEAGRRKIAQITRYLALGWGFIQSLVFALILRQYALPGVGEAVFVFQTALALVTGSMVVMWISEVITERGVGQGASLVIFVNIVATLPRALGSTIELAQSGDRSTVVGIVVLVLVFLVTIVGIVFVQEGSRRIPIVSAKRQVGGGGLLPSRQSYLPLKLNAGGVMPIIFASALVFLPLTIANITRAPWLIRVAGYLSPGSSTPWLYALVFFGLILGFSFFYASLTINPQDVATNLKRGGVAIPGVRPGSATATYLSGVQNRLTLLGGLFLGAVAIIPSAVEGATQVRTFQGLGATSLLILVGVAIDTAKQVQTYVISQRYEGMVRQ
- the rpsH gene encoding 30S ribosomal protein S8 — encoded protein: MANHDPISDMLTRIRNASEKRHATTKIPASRMSQSIARVLQQEGFISSFTEEGEGVSRHLLLELRYSGKHKQPLIRSVQRVSKPGLRIYKNTRQLPRVLGGLGVAIISTSKGVMSDRDARKQGVGGEVLCYVY
- the rplF gene encoding 50S ribosomal protein L6, coding for MSRIGKTPIPIPDKVSVTLQGLSVSVKGPKGTLERVLPDGVTVSQKENTIVVEPSSQNRRSRERHGLCRTLVANMIEGVSQGYTRKLEIIGVGYRAQVKGKTLVVSAGYSHPVEMTPPDGVTFTVENNTNVTVSGADKELVGNEAAKVRAIRPPEPYKGKGIKYVGERILRKAGKSGKK